In Ardenticatenales bacterium, a single genomic region encodes these proteins:
- a CDS encoding inositol-3-phosphate synthase, whose protein sequence is MSKKNKKVRVAIIGVGNCASSLVQGVQYYRDAPDDAEIPGLMHATVGGYHVRDIEFTAAFDVVKGKVGLDLSEAIWAHPNNTIKFADVPHLGVPVYRGMTHDGIGKYVSTVVEKAPGPTDNIVQILKDTGTDVVVNFMPVGSEMATKWYVEQVLEAGCAFVNGIPVFIASSEYWGKRFAEKGLPIIGDDIKSQVGATITHRVLTNLFKDRGVHLDRTYQLNFGGNMDFYNMLERERLESKKISKTNAVTSQLPYDLGAENVHVGPSDYVPWLTDRKWCHIRMEGRAFGDVPLQIELKLEVWDSPNSAGVMIDAVRCAKLGLDRGLGGPLIAPASYFMKTPPQQYTDDEARQMTEDFIAGI, encoded by the coding sequence ATGTCAAAAAAGAACAAAAAAGTCCGCGTGGCTATCATTGGCGTGGGAAACTGCGCGTCATCATTGGTCCAGGGCGTGCAATACTATAGGGACGCCCCCGATGACGCCGAAATCCCCGGCTTGATGCACGCCACCGTGGGCGGCTACCATGTACGGGACATCGAATTTACGGCGGCGTTTGACGTGGTGAAAGGCAAGGTGGGACTGGACCTGAGCGAAGCGATCTGGGCGCACCCGAACAACACCATCAAGTTCGCCGACGTGCCCCACCTCGGTGTTCCCGTCTATCGCGGCATGACGCATGACGGCATCGGCAAGTACGTGAGTACCGTGGTGGAAAAAGCACCCGGACCGACGGACAATATCGTGCAAATCCTGAAGGACACGGGCACGGATGTGGTTGTCAATTTCATGCCTGTCGGCTCGGAAATGGCCACGAAGTGGTACGTGGAGCAGGTGCTGGAAGCGGGCTGCGCGTTTGTCAACGGCATCCCCGTTTTTATCGCCAGTTCTGAATATTGGGGCAAGCGGTTCGCGGAAAAAGGGCTGCCCATCATCGGCGACGACATCAAGAGCCAGGTAGGGGCCACCATCACCCATCGCGTCCTCACCAATTTGTTCAAGGATCGGGGCGTGCATCTGGACCGCACCTATCAGCTCAATTTCGGCGGCAACATGGATTTCTATAATATGCTGGAGCGGGAGCGGCTGGAGTCAAAGAAAATCTCCAAGACAAATGCCGTCACCAGCCAGCTCCCTTACGACCTGGGCGCGGAAAACGTGCATGTGGGGCCAAGCGATTATGTTCCGTGGTTGACGGACCGCAAGTGGTGCCACATTCGCATGGAAGGACGCGCATTTGGGGATGTGCCACTGCAAATTGAGCTGAAGCTGGAAGTGTGGGACTCGCCTAACTCGGCGGGCGTGATGATTGACGCAGTGCGCTGCGCCAAGTTGGGGTTGGATCGGGGTCTCGGTGGGCCGCTGATTGCGCCGGCATCTTACTTCATGAAGACGCCACCACAGCAGTATACGGATGATGAAGCGCGGCAGATGACGGAGGATTTTATTGCCGGCATTTAG
- a CDS encoding MbtH domain protein, giving the protein MDELVEMLTTGTHPVIVSRVDGSVEKLQESISRGYVLVKFTDTRGGTELGVRLDDATNLGAADFEQATGTVHLEGTLTLNYVKVRCIADIDLTTMEGSGHLQKVAL; this is encoded by the coding sequence ATGGATGAATTAGTCGAAATGTTAACCACTGGAACGCATCCCGTTATCGTAAGTCGGGTTGATGGATCTGTCGAAAAATTGCAGGAGAGCATTTCTCGTGGGTATGTGCTCGTCAAATTTACGGACACACGCGGCGGCACAGAGCTGGGTGTGCGCCTGGACGACGCCACGAACCTAGGCGCAGCTGATTTTGAACAGGCAACCGGCACGGTACACCTGGAAGGAACGCTAACACTTAACTACGTTAAAGTACGCTGCATCGCCGATATTGATCTGACCACAATGGAAGGTAGTGGACACCTGCAAAAAGTGGCTCTTTAG
- a CDS encoding MbtH family protein has translation MTNDEATDTTIYNVVVNHEEQYSIWFADRPLPLGWETVGVSGSKEECLAYIEEVWTDMRPLSLRKKMDESNDPR, from the coding sequence ATGACTAATGATGAAGCAACAGACACCACAATCTATAACGTTGTGGTTAATCATGAAGAGCAGTACTCAATCTGGTTTGCGGATAGACCGCTACCGTTGGGATGGGAAACCGTAGGCGTCAGCGGCTCAAAAGAGGAATGTCTGGCGTATATTGAAGAGGTGTGGACGGATATGCGACCACTCAGCCTGCGAAAAAAGATGGATGAATCCAATGACCCTCGCTAG
- a CDS encoding amino acid adenylation domain-containing protein, with amino-acid sequence MMTLVELLSQLRNLDVYIWIDEGRLRINAPDGVLTPTMRAELSARKTEIIAFLEQIEASKRLVAEPIPPAGRQENLPLSFAQQRVWILDQLQMAAFTNMTAAVRISGNLNVPLLEKSLNEVVRRHAILRTRFVAKDGYPVQTILPSLKVTIPIRDLRGLSGAEQERVVRQDMLLAALRIFDLSQPPLFELILFRLDTHTYDLSLNFQHIISDAWSQSILVRELVAFYSAFQDGRLPSLPEPTIQYADFAFWQHQSLQSARFQESLAYWKQKLTGPLPVLEMLSAQTQRSAIPNKAVKQVLVFDTTLMRALEQLSQQEGTTLFTVLLAAFKTLLHRCTGQTDIVVGAPIFDRERSEVQHLIGLFLNTLVLRTDLSGNPPFTELLGRVHQTVREAFAHKEVPFERLVEEIQPERSLVRNPLFQVTFVMQNVPSAPVEIPGLALTPIPLETSQAAPPDLLGVNIQETPTGLVCELEFNADLLNQTLLEQFQTLLQGIVKNPRQRLSSLPLLTKAEEVHILHKQIGRGVVKNQPEARIHIAFERQVAARPDAIALVAGEEQLTFQELNRRANQIAHYLRSMNLETEALVGVYMERSLDMIISILGVLKAGGAYLPLDTIYPPERLAFVLQDSRASVLLTQNALVEKLPALNTRMICIDTEWERIAQENAGNPAAPVVPDNLAYAIYTSGSTGRPKGVLIPHKQVMRLFQATQEWFHFGPQDVWSFFHSHAFDFSVWEIFGSLLYGGKLIIVPYWLGRSPDDLYSLLCESCVTVLNQTPSAFRQLTWSINNRSVSPTRDLSLRFVIFGGEALDLSELQSWYTEDHNGTLQLVNMYGITETTVHVTYRPLAAEDLEAAPGSVIGEAIPDMQFYILDDRYQLTPVGVPGEIYVGGNGLARAYQNHPALTAERFVPNPFDNQPGSRLYKSGDLACYLPDGDVMYLGRRDHQVKIRGFRIELGEIESVLSQHADIRQTAVLVQTNENGDRHLVAYFVPSLPGQTPGVNELRDFVKGKLPEYMVPSTFVLLDALPLTPNGKLDRRTLATLGSPLAPSTEAEFVAPQGTVEKRLAVIWCKMLGVERVSVYDTFFDLGGYSLLATQVIHEINEAFDVTLSLRDLFEESTIAGLSLLIEEILLARFEEDPL; translated from the coding sequence ATGATGACCCTTGTTGAACTACTATCTCAGTTGCGCAATCTGGATGTCTACATCTGGATAGATGAAGGACGTCTGCGGATTAACGCCCCGGATGGGGTGTTGACGCCAACCATGCGCGCCGAGCTGTCTGCACGAAAAACAGAGATTATCGCCTTCCTGGAGCAGATTGAAGCCAGCAAACGGCTGGTTGCGGAACCAATCCCCCCGGCGGGACGCCAGGAAAACCTGCCCCTATCCTTTGCGCAACAGCGTGTATGGATATTAGATCAATTACAGATGGCCGCATTCACCAATATGACGGCGGCTGTCAGAATTTCCGGCAATCTTAACGTACCGTTGCTCGAGAAAAGCTTAAATGAGGTGGTACGTCGTCACGCTATCCTGCGCACCCGCTTTGTTGCCAAAGATGGATACCCCGTGCAAACCATCTTACCCAGTTTGAAGGTAACCATACCCATACGCGACCTTCGTGGGCTTTCCGGCGCGGAGCAGGAAAGAGTCGTTCGTCAAGATATGCTCCTGGCCGCATTGCGTATCTTTGATCTGTCGCAGCCGCCGTTATTTGAGTTGATATTGTTCCGTTTGGACACCCATACATATGATCTGTCCCTTAATTTCCAGCACATCATTTCCGATGCCTGGTCTCAGAGCATATTGGTGCGGGAACTCGTCGCATTCTATTCAGCCTTTCAGGATGGTCGTTTGCCATCCTTACCCGAGCCAACTATCCAGTACGCCGACTTCGCCTTTTGGCAACATCAATCGTTGCAATCAGCCCGGTTTCAGGAATCACTTGCCTACTGGAAACAGAAATTAACGGGGCCTCTTCCCGTCTTGGAAATGCTGTCAGCGCAGACGCAACGCAGTGCGATACCAAACAAGGCCGTAAAACAGGTTCTGGTATTCGATACGACACTAATGCGGGCGCTTGAACAACTCAGCCAACAAGAGGGAACCACCTTGTTTACAGTGCTGTTGGCTGCTTTCAAAACCTTGTTGCATCGGTGCACGGGGCAGACGGATATTGTTGTCGGTGCCCCGATTTTTGACCGGGAACGGTCTGAAGTGCAGCACCTGATTGGACTATTTCTGAATACATTGGTGTTGCGCACGGATTTGTCTGGTAATCCACCGTTTACGGAACTGCTCGGGCGCGTACACCAAACCGTGCGTGAGGCCTTTGCCCATAAGGAGGTTCCCTTTGAACGCCTGGTAGAAGAAATACAGCCAGAGCGCAGTCTGGTACGGAATCCTTTGTTCCAGGTAACGTTTGTCATGCAAAATGTTCCCTCCGCGCCGGTCGAGATACCGGGGCTGGCGTTAACGCCTATTCCTTTGGAAACGTCGCAGGCCGCCCCACCGGATTTGTTAGGCGTCAACATTCAGGAAACGCCAACGGGTCTTGTTTGTGAGCTAGAATTCAATGCCGACTTGCTCAATCAGACTTTGCTAGAACAGTTTCAGACGTTGTTACAAGGCATTGTGAAAAATCCACGCCAACGCCTATCTAGTCTGCCGTTGTTAACAAAGGCGGAAGAGGTGCATATCTTGCACAAGCAAATTGGGAGGGGTGTGGTTAAGAACCAGCCGGAGGCGCGTATTCATATAGCGTTTGAACGACAGGTGGCGGCAAGACCGGATGCTATTGCCCTTGTCGCAGGTGAAGAACAACTAACGTTTCAGGAATTGAACCGACGCGCAAACCAGATTGCCCATTATCTGCGCTCTATGAATCTGGAAACCGAGGCGCTTGTCGGGGTCTATATGGAACGCTCTCTGGATATGATCATTAGCATCTTGGGCGTTTTGAAGGCGGGTGGCGCTTATTTGCCTCTGGATACGATTTACCCGCCCGAGCGGTTGGCTTTTGTCTTGCAGGACAGCCGGGCGTCTGTATTGTTAACGCAGAACGCTTTGGTGGAGAAGTTGCCGGCATTAAATACGCGCATGATCTGTATCGACACCGAATGGGAGCGCATTGCCCAAGAAAATGCCGGCAATCCAGCAGCGCCCGTTGTTCCGGACAACCTGGCCTACGCCATTTACACATCAGGATCAACCGGTCGTCCCAAAGGCGTCCTAATTCCTCATAAGCAGGTTATGCGCCTGTTTCAGGCAACCCAGGAGTGGTTCCATTTCGGACCGCAAGATGTATGGTCCTTTTTCCATTCCCATGCCTTCGACTTCTCTGTTTGGGAAATCTTTGGTTCCCTCTTGTACGGCGGCAAATTGATCATCGTGCCCTATTGGCTCGGCCGCTCCCCAGATGACCTGTATTCCCTCTTGTGCGAATCTTGTGTGACGGTCCTCAACCAGACGCCCTCCGCTTTTCGCCAATTGACCTGGAGCATCAACAACAGAAGTGTGTCACCAACTCGTGACTTATCATTGCGGTTTGTTATCTTTGGCGGCGAGGCGCTTGACCTGAGCGAGCTACAATCCTGGTACACCGAGGACCACAACGGCACGCTGCAACTGGTTAACATGTACGGAATCACTGAAACAACCGTACACGTAACTTACCGGCCCCTGGCAGCGGAAGACTTGGAGGCAGCGCCGGGAAGTGTCATCGGAGAAGCCATTCCCGACATGCAGTTTTACATTCTGGACGACAGATACCAATTGACGCCTGTTGGCGTTCCTGGGGAGATTTATGTTGGTGGAAATGGCCTGGCGCGCGCCTACCAGAACCACCCGGCACTAACCGCTGAGCGGTTTGTGCCCAACCCGTTTGACAACCAACCAGGAAGCCGCTTGTATAAATCAGGAGATCTGGCTTGCTACCTGCCTGATGGAGATGTAATGTATCTGGGGCGGCGAGATCATCAGGTCAAAATACGGGGGTTCCGCATTGAGCTGGGTGAAATCGAGTCAGTACTCAGCCAACATGCTGACATCCGTCAGACCGCGGTCCTCGTACAAACCAATGAAAACGGTGACAGGCATCTGGTCGCTTACTTCGTGCCCAGCTTGCCAGGGCAAACGCCTGGCGTTAACGAACTGCGCGATTTTGTCAAAGGAAAGTTACCAGAGTATATGGTACCATCCACTTTTGTCTTGCTGGACGCGCTGCCCTTGACCCCTAATGGGAAACTCGATCGGCGCACCCTGGCTACACTGGGATCGCCCCTGGCCCCATCAACAGAAGCTGAGTTTGTCGCGCCGCAAGGCACTGTGGAAAAGCGTTTAGCCGTTATCTGGTGCAAGATGTTAGGCGTTGAAAGAGTTAGCGTTTATGATACTTTCTTTGATTTGGGCGGGTACTCTCTTTTAGCGACGCAAGTTATTCATGAAATTAACGAAGCCTTTGATGTGACTCTCTCTCTGCGTGACCTCTTTGAAGAGTCCACCATCGCCGGGTTATCCCTATTGATTGAAGAGATCTTGCTTGCCCGATTTGAAGAGGACCCTCTCTGA